CTTCAACAAAAGCGTCCAGGTTGCTTGTGGTATCGCTGAGGTTTTCGCCCCGGGTAACGGGAAGTCCAGTAAGATGCTGCAACTGCTTCGTCACCTCCATAACGAAAAAGCGCGGCACCGCCACAGAAGTACCGATGGCACTTCCGCCCAGGTTCACCACCTTGATGCGCTCGAAGCACTTTGAAACGCGCCACCAGTCGCGCGAAAGCGCATCGCTGTAATTTGAAAACAGTTTACCGTATGAAGAAGGCACCGCCTCCTGCATCTGGGTGTAACCAATGCGCAGATTATCGCGGTAGCGGCCTTCGAGCGCCTCAAAACCGCCTCTCAGCCGGTTAACGGACTTTTCAAGATCGTTCAGCAGCAGCATTACGGCCACTTTCAGCGCTGTTGGCACCACATCGTTTGTACTCTGAAAGATATTGGCATGCTCGGTCGGATCCACCTCGCTGTAGTTTCCCGGATTGAAACCCAGTTTCAGCAGGGCCACATTGGCAATGATCTCATTTACATTCATGTTGATGCTGGTACCCGCGCCACCGCTGACGGCAGGCACGATGAAATGAGCGACATGCTGTCCGGCAGAAACCTCCCGGGCGGCTTCAGTTATCGCTTCAAGCACTGGCGCAGGCACCCTGCGGATCGCAGGCATGGCTGAACCTAGTTTCTGCTCCAGCGCTTTATAATAGGAAGATGCCGTCAGGTAGCAGGCTTGCTTTACCAAACCCATGGCCCGGTACCACTCTTCATAAAAAATCGTGGTATCGGGAAAGTTTTCACGCGCGCGGAGGGCGTTGATGCCATAGAGTGCTTCGGCCGGGATCCGGCGGCTGCCCAGAAAATCGGTTTCGGTGCGGTGTTCCATGGTTCAAAAGTAGTGATTTTTAACATCTGCAATTAGCTCCAGACGCATGAGAATTTTACCCAGACCGAAGGAATTCATAGATATTTGTATAAGCCGCAGTCAGGATAGATTATCAGGCATAATTATAAAGAGCATTTTCAAGCAAACATTTCAGGGTGGGTCCTAAAATATATACGATTCTGAATCTCAATAAATATCCGACCTCGACTGGGTCGGATAATCGTTTGGGATTGGCCTGGCTATAATCATAGGACCCCGCCGGGGTCATGATTTTCTTACCCAACTATTACGATAACTCCGGAGGAGTCACATGTTTATAGAAAACATGATTCTAAAAATTATGCCGGCCCCGAAGGGGTCGAATAACCGATTCCTGATCCTGCAATTTCACGTTGGCATAACAAAAGGTATCTTTCAAAACAACAGGTAGCATACACCCCCACAGATTTACCGGATTTTCATGTACCGATGGCGATCGGTTTTGCCCTGAGGTATGGTGGTCTCGTAACGATGGTTATTGGTGCCGCTTGTAGGTATGGTAATCTTGGCTTCGCTCGTAAGTATGGTGGTCTCGTACCGATCGCTATCGGTACCGCTCGACCACCAGTAATAAAATTCAAAACAAATTATTTTCTGGCGAAGCCTGGATGGTGTGGTGGTCTCGTACCGATCGCTATCGGTACGAGACCATCCGGGAACCGCGAAGCCGGGAGCATCCGGGAACCGTGAAACCAAAACCACACAGTCGCTTCTCCGCCCCAAAATTGACAAGTGTTACCTTTACACAGAAATAATCGGTTATTATTCCCTCAATTACTGACATGCATCTGTCTTTATTATTTTATCTACTTTTGACAATTCATTGCTTTTATTAAAAAATATCCATTCTTCAGCTATCCTATGAGCGAAAAAGTCTTCAGCATAGAATCTCACAGCCCGCTTGAATTTTACGGTGTGGGCGACCGCAACCTTAATATCATCAGGGAATTGTTCCCGAAACTGAAGTTGATTGCCCGGGGTGAATTTCTGAAAGTCATCGGGGATCCGGGAGAGCTGGTGGCTTTTGAAGATTTTTTCACCGCGCTGAACCTGCATTTCGAACGGTTCGGAACGATTTCGGAAAATGAACTGAAGCAACTTTCAGAAACAGGCAACACCGAAAGCATGACCCGCCCCGGCTCTCCGGATGTGCTGGTGCATGGCCGCAACGGTATGATCATCAAGGCACGGACGCCCAACCAGATGAAAATTGTGGAGAGCGTGGGGCAAAACGACATGGTGTTTGCCATCGGCCCCGCCGGAACCGGCAAAACATATACCGCCGTGGCGCTGGCCGTGCGCGCACTGAAGAACAAAGAGGTAAAGCGGATTATCCTTACCCGTCCGGCCGTTGAAGCAGGCGAAAATCTGGGGTTTCTGCCGGGCGACATGAAAGAAAAGCTA
This sequence is a window from Lentimicrobium saccharophilum. Protein-coding genes within it:
- a CDS encoding lyase family protein, producing the protein MEHRTETDFLGSRRIPAEALYGINALRARENFPDTTIFYEEWYRAMGLVKQACYLTASSYYKALEQKLGSAMPAIRRVPAPVLEAITEAAREVSAGQHVAHFIVPAVSGGAGTSINMNVNEIIANVALLKLGFNPGNYSEVDPTEHANIFQSTNDVVPTALKVAVMLLLNDLEKSVNRLRGGFEALEGRYRDNLRIGYTQMQEAVPSSYGKLFSNYSDALSRDWWRVSKCFERIKVVNLGGSAIGTSVAVPRFFVMEVTKQLQHLTGLPVTRGENLSDTTSNLDAFVEVHAIMKALAVNLEKIVNDIRLLASDIAGARLKLPQLQAGSSIMPGKVNPVIPEFVISAAHQVYANDALIAGLCAQGCLDLNAYLPLIGHALLGSLKLLVASCNTMLTNMISGLEVDTTASLDQLLRSPAIATALTPYIGYHKATEVALLMKPGHKSILEINSEMKLLPAEKLEEILKPSNLLKAGYTINDLT
- a CDS encoding PhoH family protein gives rise to the protein MSEKVFSIESHSPLEFYGVGDRNLNIIRELFPKLKLIARGEFLKVIGDPGELVAFEDFFTALNLHFERFGTISENELKQLSETGNTESMTRPGSPDVLVHGRNGMIIKARTPNQMKIVESVGQNDMVFAIGPAGTGKTYTAVALAVRALKNKEVKRIILTRPAVEAGENLGFLPGDMKEKLDPYMQPLYDALRDMLPPQKLLTYIEDGTIEIAPLAFMRGRTLDNVFAILDEAQNATNSQLKMFLTRMGRAAKFFITGDITQIDLPRQQQSGLLQASRILKDIPGIDFIMLDESDVVRHKLVTRIIRAYEREMPQPQKNQAKPTAPPEEEIPQQPVNG